The following proteins are co-located in the Deltaproteobacteria bacterium genome:
- a CDS encoding DNA double-strand break repair nuclease NurA: protein MGTEETPFVDLPAALVEEVIQQTADISDILLDTFKRVKSDQESFRKELLKKDLVMSESLLGYPSLPTTCGTDGSYGIERLLTADFVAAAAVAVEGLTPPSEKRHWDQPRHITYIKSETHHPDTATVVRAIMIGYELVLANKAPHDLIMIDGSLTIPIIYFNQAINKAHEAPELQCSGNFIENVAAYLEAYASIIKSERSDRNFVGLPKYSTRREIGKALGWPQQYDDRGMLTFLLNPGEFTKPIDMEQPDQRWHLYTNYLPKEIQAQANELAEIIIDNLEQVSIIYYKPHAWIPALRIEVPKVVSTNKHRLAIVLQGIKHQCATPSMLEPYPLYLADRTVKALSRAIPTFRQVTTQRISEKYKGNIGEVFMAMHGYRSKSGR, encoded by the coding sequence ATGGGAACTGAAGAGACTCCTTTTGTTGATCTTCCGGCCGCTTTAGTGGAGGAGGTGATTCAGCAAACTGCTGACATAAGCGACATTCTCCTTGACACATTCAAAAGGGTTAAGTCTGATCAGGAGAGTTTCAGAAAAGAGCTCTTGAAGAAAGATCTTGTGATGAGTGAATCTTTGCTCGGTTATCCCTCATTACCGACTACCTGTGGCACTGATGGGTCATACGGAATCGAGAGACTTTTAACTGCAGATTTTGTGGCAGCAGCAGCCGTTGCTGTTGAAGGGCTCACGCCACCATCTGAAAAAAGGCACTGGGATCAACCCAGGCACATCACTTACATCAAGTCTGAAACACATCATCCAGATACAGCTACCGTGGTAAGGGCAATTATGATCGGGTATGAGCTGGTACTGGCCAACAAGGCTCCTCACGACCTGATCATGATCGACGGATCACTGACAATCCCGATCATCTATTTCAACCAAGCGATAAACAAGGCCCACGAAGCTCCGGAACTTCAGTGTTCAGGGAACTTCATTGAGAATGTCGCTGCTTACCTGGAGGCTTATGCGTCGATTATAAAGTCTGAAAGATCAGACCGGAATTTCGTAGGCTTACCAAAATACTCAACTCGCCGTGAAATCGGGAAAGCCTTGGGCTGGCCTCAGCAATATGATGACAGGGGCATGCTCACCTTTCTTCTTAATCCGGGAGAGTTCACCAAGCCCATTGACATGGAGCAGCCCGACCAGAGATGGCATCTCTATACTAATTACCTGCCGAAGGAAATCCAGGCTCAAGCAAATGAATTGGCTGAGATTATAATCGACAATTTGGAACAGGTTTCCATCATCTATTACAAACCTCATGCCTGGATTCCAGCCCTTCGTATTGAGGTTCCAAAGGTCGTCTCAACTAATAAACATCGGCTGGCTATCGTCCTCCAGGGAATCAAGCACCAGTGTGCCACCCCTTCCATGCTGGAACCTTATCCTTTGTATCTGGCTGATAGGACGGTCAAAGCCCTGTCACGGGCCATTCCGACTTTTCGGCAAGTTACTACCCAAAGGATTTCCGAGAAATACAAAGGAAATATCGGGGAGGTCTTCATGGCCATGCATGGCTATCGCAGTAAATCGGGGAGGTAG